Part of the Halarsenatibacter silvermanii genome is shown below.
CACATAATCATCCCGGCTTAATTCATGAGTGTCACTTTCTGTAACTACAGCTCCTTCCCCGGCCAGAATATAAACCCAGTGAGGCCAATCATGAGAATGCTGAAAAGTTTGACCGCCCTCTCCCAGGGTGAAAACTCGCATGACATGACTGTCCCAGTGGTCCTCCGGTGAAAATACAATTCTTTTTTTGGTATTGAGCGCGTGATCCTCATCTACCTGACCTGCTTCCAGCTCTTTTCTGTCACCTACCACGATATCCATGTTTTTGCCTCCTTTTTATTATCAGCCCCGTTAAATATTTGAAAACTCTCTCCTTATATCAATCATTCAGGAAAAATGCCAGCTCACCTTCATCAATTCCGATCAGATCAGAAACCGGACCACATTTGGCTTTGAGAAGATGAAAAATCTCTTCGTCTTCCTCGTAAAGACCTTCCAGATTACCCATACCTTTGGCCAGACGGAGATCTGCTTTTCGATAATAATCCTGAAATTCTTCACTCGTGTAATCCAGCATGGTGCCGGATGTCGGCGAACCGCTGGAAATGACCCGGGCATAATTATCGATATTCAGCATATCTGCCTCTTTCATGGTTATATCATTGATAGCCGGTCTATCTCTGACAGCATATGTTATATCAACTATCTCCTGAAGCTCCTCCAGCAGAAGCTCATCGAATACAGCCTCACCGGCATTATCGGCCAGAATGAGAATATTTTCAGCCTTTTTGAGTTTTTTCTTAAATAACCCGTAGTCACTGCGTACAAATACTCCTTTTGAAATCTCTCCCAGATTGCTTTCTATATCAACCTCCAGCCCTACACCTGCATCAATTGAGTTACCGATCGCTGATATGAGCAGAGCAGAAAATAAAGGATCCTCGGCCTGAGCG
Proteins encoded:
- a CDS encoding cupin domain-containing protein; protein product: MDIVVGDRKELEAGQVDEDHALNTKKRIVFSPEDHWDSHVMRVFTLGEGGQTFQHSHDWPHWVYILAGEGAVVTESDTHELSRDDYVFVPAGLTHNFENRGKEEFEFMCIVPPEGDSF
- a CDS encoding damage-control phosphatase ARMT1 family protein, which gives rise to MNIQLECFPCLFNQTLESAQLASDDREIIREIIDTYAEMVPEIGEESKTLEVVIEMHDVIEEKTGVSDPYADYKRKNIETSRSLLPEFKKIIAQAEDPLFSALLISAIGNSIDAGVGLEVDIESNLGEISKGVFVRSDYGLFKKKLKKAENILILADNAGEAVFDELLLEELQEIVDITYAVRDRPAINDITMKEADMLNIDNYARVISSGSPTSGTMLDYTSEEFQDYYRKADLRLAKGMGNLEGLYEEDEEIFHLLKAKCGPVSDLIGIDEGELAFFLND